The following is a genomic window from Chloroflexota bacterium.
ACGTGAGATTTTCTTTTGCCAACTCGCTGGAGAATCTCATGGCGGCGGCGGAGCGAATTGAGGCAGCCATGCCTGGGGTGGGTGCGTTGGCGGGGGAGTGAGCAGACCTCCTCGTGAGAATCTGCCCACAGATGGCGTTTACCAGCGATGTAGACGAATTTCCGCGGCGCACAAGCCGCTAGTTGAGGCTTCACTGGCGCAGGTAGCAAACCTGCGCTACCGGAATGGGGTCGGAGGCAGAGCCGCAGTGCGGGTACGTTCGTGCGGACGCAGGTAGCAAACCTGCGCTACCGGAGCGGAGGCGGCGGGATTTACTTGCGGTTACGTCCACTCCAGAATTACACCCATGGCGTCATCAGGTCGTTCATAGAGTAGGTCAAAGGCTTCTTTTGCTTGATTGCCGGGGAAGCGGTGGGTGATCAGCGGCGTGGATTGAATGAGGCCGCTGGCTAGCGACCGCACCGCCGCATGGGCCATGGCCCCCACATCCGTGTCCGGCAGGTACCCGCCAATAAGACGCTTGCGCTGTATTTTCCCCGCATCGAGCGGCAAGGGATCGTCGTGGTAGAGGCCGATGAGTTGCAGTAGGCCGCCCGCGACGAGCATGTCTTGCGCTTGCCGAAACGACTCTAAGCCGGCGCGCCCGCCTACGCAATCGATAACGATGTCGGCTCCATTGCCCTTAGTCCGTTCCAGGACGGCTCGCACCGGGTCGTGAGCAGTGCCGTCAATGATCTCGCCAATGTCCAATTGCCCAGCTAGCTGAAGCCGTAAAGGCAGCATGTCAATTCCGCAAAGCTGTGCAGGCAGAAAGCGGGTGGCGGCCTGCATCACCAGGTTTCCTACCAACCCAAGGCCGAGGATTATAACAGTGTGTTGCGGCAAAATCCCTGCGGTCGCGGTCCAGCCAAAGGCGCTGGTCGTTAGAGGCTGGAACGTGCCGCTCTCGAAGGGAAGGTCGTCGGGCAGCGGCGTCACGCGTTTACGAGCGGTGGAACTCACGTCACCTATCGCAAACTCAGCGTGGGGCGCCGTGCATGCGACGCGGTCGCCGGGCGCGTATCCGGTGACATCGCTGCCAACTTGCACGATTGTGCCTGCCGTGGAATACCCCATTGCGCCAGGGTCGACCGGACCGGGCATGACGTAGCGCCGCCAAAGTTCCGAGCCGCGGCTAATCAAGCTGGCGTGGACGCGCACGAGCACCTCATGGGGCCCGAGGTCGGGTATGGGCACATGCTCCATCACAATGTTGCCTAAACCCTCATGCTTGGCGACTCGCCACATCATTTCAGCCATTTTGCTCTACGCCTTTCTCCACATGAAAATATCGGACTCTCCAATTGTTCGCACACATCGCTTAAGGGGACCAAGACAACGGCACCAAACAACTGTTTTGCCGTCAGTCCTACGCAAGCGAGAATCAGTCTTGAATTGATGATTGATTGTGCGATTGCGCGGAGAGGCGACACTTCCAATCTATAGTCGCTCGCTATCCGTTGATGTTCGTGCCATGCTTAAGTGCAAGTGCGAGTGTCAGTACCTTAGCGGCTCTAGACTCCTCACTTCCAATCGGAATTACCTGCATTGCCGGTAGAACCTAGCCGGGCGCGTACTTTGGTTGGCTTGCGACGTGGCCGTGGCGGATGAAGCGCAGATCGTGGTTGGTCAAGGGCAACTCGACCCGCGCGCCGCCCCGGCGGTGCGACTCGATCATACCGAAGATGATCTGGGTGTTCCAGTACGCCACCTCCGCGCCGCCGCGGGTCGGCTCGCCCGTGTCAAGCGCAGATACGATGTCCTCAACAAGGATCAGGGTCGCACTCTTCTGTTCAAAGTCGAGATTTGGCCCGTCCTCCGACGAGTCCATGTCCTTGCTGCGCGTACGAAATTCCACGCCGTTATTCAACGCCGCAATCATACCTCTTTCGCATACCGCCTCGACCTCGGCACGTCTGGAACTGTCCAGCCCATAGCCGAGGACGCCGTTTTCGAACATTATGGTGCCTGTGCCCGCCGGGTCCTGCAGTATCTCGGTGCCCACTACGAGCTCATCAAATTGAAAGACAAAGGCCTGCACCCATCGCGGCGTCACGTCGTTGTTGAGAAACATGAATAGGTCGATGAAGTGACTAAATCCATTGAAGAATTGACCAGTTGAGTAGTTGACCAAAGTGCGTAAGTCGCCAAAGTCCCCGGAGTGAATCTTGGCATGCATTGCCGCGAACCCATAGTGCCAGCGTCGGTTGGTGCCCATGTTAAAGGCGACGTTGTTGGCGCGCACAGCATCACGGATGGCTTCAGCCTCCGCAACCGAGGCACAGAGCGGTTTCTCAACATAAAGCGCACGGATTCCCGCCTCGATGGCATGCAGAATTATCTCGCAACGCTGCTCCGGCTGCGTGGTGATACTGAGGATGTCGGGCTGTTCGTTAGCAATTAACTCGCGGTAATTGGTGTACCAATGATCTGATCCCACGTTGTAGCGTTCGCCAAACTTCGCCAGCACTTCCGAACGAAGGTCGGCGCCCGCCACGAGATCGGTGCGTGGACAGGCCTCATAGCCGGCGGCGTGGGAATACGGCAGCGGAATCGAGGGTATGCCTTGGTGTTCATTGTCGATGAATGCTCCCATGCGGCTACAGCCGACAAGCGCAGCGCGGTATGTCTTTGCCATAGTTGAAACCCCTCAGATGAAACGTTGCGCAGTGGCAGCAGTTATGGATGTCACGGCACTGGACTCTTGGCCATTGTATCTTCGCTGTTGAAGGACAGAAGAAGCCTGAGTCCGTTGTTACCACGAGGGCGGAAACCCATCTTTATCGCTATGCCAGGTTGAGCTTGTACCATAGATTAGCACCCGTAAGCTAGATCTAGCGGGCCCACCTGAAAATCGCCTTTCATCCACGCCACCATTTAGGATCCAGCGGCCTCTAGTTCGTCCAGCCAAGATCCCCACTGTCGCGGGTAATGACTGAGGCCGGTTGCATCGCTCTAGCCGGGTGCGTACTTCGGCTGGCGTGCCACGTGGTCGTGCCGGACGAATCGCAAGTCATGGTTAGTCAACGGGAGCTCGACTCGCGCGCCTCCACGCCGATGCGACTCGATGAACCCGAAAATGATCTGGGTGTTCCAATAGGCCACGTCAGCCCCTCCACGAACCGGCTCACCCGTGTCCAGCGCGTGCACAAGATCGTTGACGAGGTTCAGCGTGCTGCTTGCCTCATCAAAATCTAAGTTTGGCCCGTCTGCCGACGAGTCCGGCGCCTGCGTGCGTGTGCGGATATCCGCGCCGTTGTTCAACGCCGTTATTACCCCACTGCCGCACACTGCCTCGAACTCGGTGCGTCTTGAACCGTCTAGTGCATAGCCCAAGACTTCGTTCTCAAACATCATGATGCCCGTGCCCGCGGGATCGTCGCGCACTTCCGTGCCCACGACGAGCTCGTCAAAACGAAAGACGTAGGCCTGCACCCATTTGGGCGTGACATCGCTATTGAGATACAGCAGGAGATCGAAGAAGTGACTTGCCGTATTGAAGAAGTTCCCCGTAGAGAATATGGTAAGCGTGCGGAGATCGCCAAAGTCACCCGAGTCGATCTTGGCGCGCATCGCCTCAAAGCCGTTGTGCCAGCGGCGATTGGTGCCCATGTTCAAGGCTACGTTGTTGGCACGGACAGCGTCGCGGATGGCTTCGGCCTCCGCTACCGAGGCGCAGAGCGGTTTTTCCACATAGAGCGCGCGGACGCCTTGCTCAATTGCATGAAGGATGATTTCACAGCGTTGCTCCGGTTGCGTGGCAATGCTGAGAATGTCCGGCTGCTCATTGGCAATCAAGTCGCGGTAGTTCGTATACCAGTGGTCGGAACTCACATTGTAGCGGCTGCCAAACTGCTCCAACACGTCCTGCCGCAAATCAGCGCCGGCAATCAAATCGGTGCGCTCACATGCCTCATAGCCCGCAGCGTGAGAGTAGGGAAGCGTTATTGAGCGGCTTGATCTCACTTCGTTGTCTATGAAAGCTCCCATGCGGCTACAGCCGATAAGCGCTGCGCGGTAAGTCTTTGCCATCCTATCTACTCCTCATGCTTACGGGCCACCTAATGCCACTTAGTCTAGACTGCTCTTCTGACCGAAACTTCCGACGACATCTACACAATTTGTAGCTGAATTTAGTTACCGGATGCCGCCTCTAACTGTCATTCCCGCAATAGCGGGAATCTATCTTCTCCTTGACTCTGGACCCCGGCCAAAGCCTGAGTGATAAACCATCGGCCGGAATGACAGGCAATCTACAATCGCGCCAAACCGTTTGCCTTGATTTCTCCAGTGCGGAGGTTTCCAATCGGCTGAAATTGTTGCGAGTTAATGCGCCGGACTCTAGCCGCCAGGAATATAAAGACTCCTATCAGCAACTGGCAGCGACACGCGCGCGCCTCCTTGCAACGAGGAATGCGCGACCCCAAACTGCGCTTCGACGGTCTGCATGACACGGTCGATGTTGCCGTCGGTCCGCTCGCCGGTCTCAATCTCGCGGATGAGATTGCGGATGTTCGTCACCGTCGGCCCATCGCCAATGGCATGGATGATCGTCTCTTCCAATTCATCGCCGCGTCGCAGCGGCCGCTGTATGCGCGTGTTGATGCCGTTGTCCAAGGCAAGCGCCCGCCCCTCCGTGCCACGTACTTCCACGTCAAACGGTCCCGGCGTGGGAATGAAGTAGCTCTCCTGGCCGGTCTCGTAGCCGATGCGGAAGAAATCCACCAAGGGATCGGCGATTTCCTGGCCCTGCTTTGGCACAAAAGCGTGTTTCTCAGCGTCATAGGGCGCGGACGCCCGTTCGTTGTTCCTAACGCGGGGATCGCTGGGATCGACCAAGCGTCCCTCGACCCATGTCGGCTTCGGGTCACCTAGCATCATGTTGGCAGCGTCTATGGTATGGGGGTGGTGCTTGATGATGTCCGTGGAAAAATACACAAACGCGTGCAGCGGTTTGCCGATGGCTCCATCCAGAATGGCGGCGCGCAGGCGCTTGTAGGCATCGTGATGACGCCGCTGCGTGCCCCAATTGAAGGCGACGTTGTTGCGCGTCACCGCCTCGTGGATGCGGTCCGCTTCTGCCAGCGAGGCGCACAGCCCTTTTTCGGAAAAGATGCCCCGCACCCCGTTCTCAGCGCAAAAAATGATCGGTTCGGCGCGCGCAAATGACGGCGTGGTAACACTGACGATGTCCGGCTTTTCCTTTGCAATCATCTCTCTGTAGTCGAGATAGCCGTTGGCAAAGTCAAAACGCTTGCAAAACCGTTCCAGCCGCTCCTTGCCGCGATTGGCAACGGCGACGACCGTCGTCTCCGGCATGGAATCATAGCCGGGATAATGGCCGTAAGGCGTCATGAACCCCCGGATGTCTTGCTCATCCTCGATAAGGCCGCCCATGCGGCCGGTTCCGATGATGGCAACCCGATACTGCTTGCTCACAGGTCCACCCCCGGCCACTGATCGCTGCTCGCAGTGACGTCCACCACGATACCGTCGGGGTCTTCCACTTTGAATGAGCCGGAAGGCGGTTTGGACGGATCGTACGAGTACTCTTGGCCTTCACTTACGCCTTCCCAGAAGATCTCGTACCCCATGTCGGCGAGCCGTGTGGCAGCCTCTGCCAAATCCGAAACTTTCACACCAATATGAAGATAGTCCAGCATACCGGACACGTGCGCCGGACGGTCCGGCCCCTCGTGTTGAAAGACCCGAAAGTTGTGAAAGCCGTCACTGAGATCAAAGCCGTGGTGCAGTTCGTTGACTACTTCAAGACCGAGCGCGTCACGCCAAAAGTGAATAGTCTTGTCAATGTCACTGGCGCGCACTCCTACGTGAACCAGAGTCGATGCCATGGCCTTTTCCTCCCAAAGTGAGAATTGCTAATTTGAGCTTCGGTGCTACGCGGAATGACTATTGTCGTTAGTATAGCGTCACCTAGTGCCGGCTGCATCCAGATCGCGAGATTTGTGCAACGGAAACACGTCCTTTAACCACATTAGTCGTAGAATACTCAGATTCCCAAAGTACCGGATACACGCAGGGGTAGCTATCGGCGTTTCTCAGTATGGTAGGAGAGACGAACTGTAAAGGCTTGGGTCTGGCACTAAGGTCCTATGAAGCGGGCAAGCGAAGCATACACCTGATCGCACAGGCTGCGCTCGGATAATCCCGGGATTGCGGGTTGGTGCGAGGTCACATAGCCCTGATATGCAATAGCGGAAAGCCCGTCAAAGAAGCGCGGCAAGTCAATTCCCGCCGGGTCGCCAATTATCAGCCGTTCATAGCGTACCGTGCCGCGATTGGTCTCGACGGAGGAATCGCCGCGGTCTGTGACCCGCAAGTTCTGCACATAGACGTTGAAGACGGACGGACCTACCGGAGCCAAGGCTGCCGCGCCATAGTCCTCTCCACAGAGCGCGAAGTTTGCAGGTTCGAGGATGAGACCGAAGTTGGCTCGGTTGATGCGTGCGATAATCTCCTTGCAGCCTGCGGCGGTTTCAAACGGTGTGCCGGTGTGAGTCTGTTGGGCGAGCCGAATGCCATACTCGCGGGCTTGATCCGCCGCCCGCTGCGCCCACACTATGTCGTCCTCCGTCTTTACTCCCACGCGGATGAGGTCTGCCCCGAGAGCGTTGGCGCGCTCTAGGATTGGTGCGAGATCTCGCAGCGGGGCGCCTGAGTCAGGAACGCTACCTTCCCGTGGCACAAGAGAGTCCGCGGTGACCATCGAGGCCGCTAGTCCGTGACACTCGAGAATGGCACGCATTTCGCGCACGCGTTCAAGCGGAGTTTCACTTGTTAGATGTGTGGGCCGCACGCAAACGGCGTTGAAGCCGACACGGGCGGCAAGCTGCACCAAGCTGCCAAAGTCGAGAGAAGAGAAGTCCTTTATGTCCTCGGCTTCGGCGATTCTACCTGACAGGGAGAGTTTCACTGTGCATTTCTACCATGTCTCGGTGGTCTGGCGCCCAATTGAGCTCACTATACTCCGCAAACTCGCCTGCTACAAGAAGCACCGTGGGGAGGCAACAAGGTCCTTTAGCCCGTATCACGTGTTGAAATGAGCGGAGTATAGTATCCTCTACTCAGAACTCTGAGTGAGCCTCAGACTTGTATTGGAATTCTTTGGTACGTGATCCGAGGGAATGGATGAGCACTGTGAATAGTTTTGACAGCAAGTCGACGATCTCTATTGGTGGGAATGCACACACAATCTACCGTCTCGCTGTGCTTGAAGACCTGGGAATTGCGAACGTGGCGCAGCTTCCTTTTTCTATCAAGGTGTTGCTCGAGAGCTTGCTGCGCACCGAAGACGGACATTCGGTGCTGCGCGACGACGTGGTTGCCCTTGCAAATTGGGAGCCAAATCAAGCCGAGGCGCGGGAGATCAACTTCACTCCGGCGCGCGTGATCCTCCAGGACTTTACCGGCGTGCCTTCGGTGGTAGACCTGGCGGCGATGCGGGAAGCAATCAGCGATTTAGGAGGAGATCCCAATCGCATCAATCCTTTGCAACCGGCCGATCTCATTATCGATCATTCGGTGCAGGTGGACGTGTACGGTATGCCTGAGGCTTTTGCCATCAATGCCGAGCGTGAGTTTGCCCGCAATCAGGAACGCTACGCGTTTCTGCGCTGGGGACAGAAGGCTTTTGACAACTTCAGCATCGTGCCGCCGGACACAGGAATCGTTCACCAGGTTAACCTGGAATATCTCGGAAAAGTCGTCTTTGCTGATGCGCGAAACGGCGAACTCACGGCGTACCCGGATTCGCTCGTGGGCACAGACTCACACACGACAATGATCAACGGTCTCGGTGTGCTGGGCTGGGGCGTGGGCGGCATTGAGGCCGAAGCGGTGATGCTCGGCCAGCCCATCTCTCTCTTAGTCCCGGACGTGGTCGGTTTTCGGCTCAACGGCCGGCTACCGGAGGGCGCTACCGCTACCGACCTCGTACTCACCGTGACACAGATGCTGCGGCAGCATGGGGTTGTAGGCAAGTTCGTGGAGTTTTGCGGCCCGGGCATGGCATCGTTGAGCTTGCCGGACCGCGCGACGATTTCGAATATGGCGCCGGAGTACGGCGCGACCGTGGGTATGTTCCCGGTAGACGACGAGACGCTCCGCTACCTGCGCCTTACCGGGCGCGATAGAGACCTGGTCAAACTCGTCGAGGCGTACTGCAAGGAACAAGGGATGTTCTATCGGCCCTCCGATGCGGAGCCGGTGTTTACCGACATCTTGGAACTTGACTTATCGTCGATTGAGCCATGTCTGGCCGGACCCAAACGCCCCCAAGACCGTGTGCCGTTGCACGGCGTGCGGCAGAGCTTTCATGAGGCGTATCCGAACAAGTTTGCGCAGACCAATGGCAACGGGGCTGGTGGGGGAGGAATCGGCGGCGCGGCAACAGTTGCGCAACCCGGCGGCTCGGTTGCGGTCGCGGATCCAACCGCAAGTGTAAGTGTCTCGTTGGATGGCGTGCCTGCCAGGATTGGCGAAGGTGCAGTGGTGATCGCGGCCATTACAAGCTGCACGAATACCTCCAATCCCGCCGTCATGATTGGCGCGGGTCTCTTGGCGAAGAATGCCGTCGCCGCCGGCATTGGACGCAAGCCGTGGGTGAAGACGAGCCTGGCCCCCGGCTCGCGCGTAGTAATGGACTACTTAGAGAAGCTCGACCTGGTGCCGCATTTGGAAGCGCTTGGCTTTCACCTCGTAGGCTACGGTTGCACTACCTGCATTGGCAACAGCGGCCCGCTGGCTCCTCCACTTGAGGAGACGATCAGCGATCACGAAATGGCAGTGGCTGCGGTGCTCAGCGGCAACCGAAATTTCGAAGGACGAATTCATCCGTTGGTGCGAGCCTCGTATCTCGCCTCGCCTCCTCTCGTGGTTGCGTACGCGTTGGCCGGAACGGTCAATACGGATTTGACGAACGACCCCATCGGACACGATGGCGCAGGACAGCCCGTCTACCTGCGCAACATTTGGCCGAGCCAGCGCGAAATTGCCGACGCAATGACGCGTGTGGTGGATGCGGAGATGTTCCGCTCGCAATATGACAAAGTCTTCGAGGGCATGTCTGAGTGGGAGACCCTGGCAGTGCCGGAAGGTAGGCTTTTCGAGTGGGAACCAACGTCTACCTACGTGCGCCAGCCGCCGTTCTTTGCAGATATGGCGGCCGAGCCCGGCTCTCCGATCGACATTGCGGGCGCGCGTGTGCTGGCGGTGGTTGGCGACTCGGTGACCACCGATCACATTTCGCCCGCGGGCTCCATCGCTAAAGACAGCCCCGCCGGCAAGTACCTCATCGACCAAGGCGTGCAACCCAAGGAGTTCAATTCCTACGGTTCGCGCCGCGGCAATCATGAGGTCATGATGCGGGGCACGTTTGCCAATGTGCGGCTGCGCAATCAGCTCGTTTCACGAGAGGGCGGCTGGACGCTTCACCTGCCAAGCGAAGAAGAAATGACCATCTACGATGCTGCCAAGCAGTACGAGCGTGACGAGGTGCCCCTTGTCCTCCTTGCGGGTAAGGACTATGGCATGGGTTCCAGCCGGGACTGGGCCGCCAAGGGTCCGTTGCTCCTCGGTGTGCGCGCCGTTATCGCCGAGAGTTACGAGCGCATCCATCGCAGCAATCTCATCGGCATGGGCGTTCTACCATTACAGTATGCGGAAGGTGAAGATGCAGAGTCTCTAGGCCTCAACGGCAAGGAGACCTATGCTATCGAAGGCATCGCAGCAGGATTGTCGCCGCGCAAAACT
Proteins encoded in this region:
- a CDS encoding TIM barrel protein, yielding MKLSLSGRIAEAEDIKDFSSLDFGSLVQLAARVGFNAVCVRPTHLTSETPLERVREMRAILECHGLAASMVTADSLVPREGSVPDSGAPLRDLAPILERANALGADLIRVGVKTEDDIVWAQRAADQAREYGIRLAQQTHTGTPFETAAGCKEIIARINRANFGLILEPANFALCGEDYGAAALAPVGPSVFNVYVQNLRVTDRGDSSVETNRGTVRYERLIIGDPAGIDLPRFFDGLSAIAYQGYVTSHQPAIPGLSERSLCDQVYASLARFIGP
- a CDS encoding Gfo/Idh/MocA family oxidoreductase, which translates into the protein MSKQYRVAIIGTGRMGGLIEDEQDIRGFMTPYGHYPGYDSMPETTVVAVANRGKERLERFCKRFDFANGYLDYREMIAKEKPDIVSVTTPSFARAEPIIFCAENGVRGIFSEKGLCASLAEADRIHEAVTRNNVAFNWGTQRRHHDAYKRLRAAILDGAIGKPLHAFVYFSTDIIKHHPHTIDAANMMLGDPKPTWVEGRLVDPSDPRVRNNERASAPYDAEKHAFVPKQGQEIADPLVDFFRIGYETGQESYFIPTPGPFDVEVRGTEGRALALDNGINTRIQRPLRRGDELEETIIHAIGDGPTVTNIRNLIREIETGERTDGNIDRVMQTVEAQFGVAHSSLQGGARVSLPVADRSLYIPGG
- a CDS encoding Gfo/Idh/MocA family oxidoreductase; translated protein: MAKTYRAALVGCSRMGAFIDNEHQGIPSIPLPYSHAAGYEACPRTDLVAGADLRSEVLAKFGERYNVGSDHWYTNYRELIANEQPDILSITTQPEQRCEIILHAIEAGIRALYVEKPLCASVAEAEAIRDAVRANNVAFNMGTNRRWHYGFAAMHAKIHSGDFGDLRTLVNYSTGQFFNGFSHFIDLFMFLNNDVTPRWVQAFVFQFDELVVGTEILQDPAGTGTIMFENGVLGYGLDSSRRAEVEAVCERGMIAALNNGVEFRTRSKDMDSSEDGPNLDFEQKSATLILVEDIVSALDTGEPTRGGAEVAYWNTQIIFGMIESHRRGGARVELPLTNHDLRFIRHGHVASQPKYAPG
- a CDS encoding VOC family protein; this encodes MASTLVHVGVRASDIDKTIHFWRDALGLEVVNELHHGFDLSDGFHNFRVFQHEGPDRPAHVSGMLDYLHIGVKVSDLAEAATRLADMGYEIFWEGVSEGQEYSYDPSKPPSGSFKVEDPDGIVVDVTASSDQWPGVDL
- a CDS encoding zinc-binding dehydrogenase translates to MAEMMWRVAKHEGLGNIVMEHVPIPDLGPHEVLVRVHASLISRGSELWRRYVMPGPVDPGAMGYSTAGTIVQVGSDVTGYAPGDRVACTAPHAEFAIGDVSSTARKRVTPLPDDLPFESGTFQPLTTSAFGWTATAGILPQHTVIILGLGLVGNLVMQAATRFLPAQLCGIDMLPLRLQLAGQLDIGEIIDGTAHDPVRAVLERTKGNGADIVIDCVGGRAGLESFRQAQDMLVAGGLLQLIGLYHDDPLPLDAGKIQRKRLIGGYLPDTDVGAMAHAAVRSLASGLIQSTPLITHRFPGNQAKEAFDLLYERPDDAMGVILEWT
- the acnA gene encoding aconitate hydratase AcnA; its protein translation is MSTVNSFDSKSTISIGGNAHTIYRLAVLEDLGIANVAQLPFSIKVLLESLLRTEDGHSVLRDDVVALANWEPNQAEAREINFTPARVILQDFTGVPSVVDLAAMREAISDLGGDPNRINPLQPADLIIDHSVQVDVYGMPEAFAINAEREFARNQERYAFLRWGQKAFDNFSIVPPDTGIVHQVNLEYLGKVVFADARNGELTAYPDSLVGTDSHTTMINGLGVLGWGVGGIEAEAVMLGQPISLLVPDVVGFRLNGRLPEGATATDLVLTVTQMLRQHGVVGKFVEFCGPGMASLSLPDRATISNMAPEYGATVGMFPVDDETLRYLRLTGRDRDLVKLVEAYCKEQGMFYRPSDAEPVFTDILELDLSSIEPCLAGPKRPQDRVPLHGVRQSFHEAYPNKFAQTNGNGAGGGGIGGAATVAQPGGSVAVADPTASVSVSLDGVPARIGEGAVVIAAITSCTNTSNPAVMIGAGLLAKNAVAAGIGRKPWVKTSLAPGSRVVMDYLEKLDLVPHLEALGFHLVGYGCTTCIGNSGPLAPPLEETISDHEMAVAAVLSGNRNFEGRIHPLVRASYLASPPLVVAYALAGTVNTDLTNDPIGHDGAGQPVYLRNIWPSQREIADAMTRVVDAEMFRSQYDKVFEGMSEWETLAVPEGRLFEWEPTSTYVRQPPFFADMAAEPGSPIDIAGARVLAVVGDSVTTDHISPAGSIAKDSPAGKYLIDQGVQPKEFNSYGSRRGNHEVMMRGTFANVRLRNQLVSREGGWTLHLPSEEEMTIYDAAKQYERDEVPLVLLAGKDYGMGSSRDWAAKGPLLLGVRAVIAESYERIHRSNLIGMGVLPLQYAEGEDAESLGLNGKETYAIEGIAAGLSPRKTLKVRARDAGGNEKEFSATACINTPIEVDYYLHGGVLQYVLRNLLAGSRSAEEE
- a CDS encoding Gfo/Idh/MocA family oxidoreductase — translated: MAKTYRAALIGCSRMGAFIDNEVRSSRSITLPYSHAAGYEACERTDLIAGADLRQDVLEQFGSRYNVSSDHWYTNYRDLIANEQPDILSIATQPEQRCEIILHAIEQGVRALYVEKPLCASVAEAEAIRDAVRANNVALNMGTNRRWHNGFEAMRAKIDSGDFGDLRTLTIFSTGNFFNTASHFFDLLLYLNSDVTPKWVQAYVFRFDELVVGTEVRDDPAGTGIMMFENEVLGYALDGSRRTEFEAVCGSGVITALNNGADIRTRTQAPDSSADGPNLDFDEASSTLNLVNDLVHALDTGEPVRGGADVAYWNTQIIFGFIESHRRGGARVELPLTNHDLRFVRHDHVARQPKYAPG